Proteins from a single region of Dictyostelium discoideum AX4 chromosome 5 chromosome, whole genome shotgun sequence:
- a CDS encoding hypothetical protein (Similar to Dictyostelium discoideum (Slime mold). CIGB protein), whose protein sequence is MSWELIIGSIPKSVTCVALKGGFSQKLTPGLIPETVLDFKIGDTNQVLMVGSIPNSVKRLYLFRKFNRKLRPGIIPKGVTELYLGNKNDVLKVGSIPNTVNTIYLKGNFNQKLIPGILPNDGFKELHIGPIELKVLEIGSIPKTVKSVF, encoded by the coding sequence ATGAGTTGGGAATTAATTATTGGATCAATTCCTAAATCAGTGACGTGTGTAGCTTTAAAAGGTGGATTCAGtcaaaaattaacaccaGGTCTAATTCCAGAAACTGTATTAGActttaaaattggtgataCCAATCAAGTTTTAATGGTTGGATCAATTCCAAATAGTGTAAAGAGACTCTATCTATTCCGTAAATTCAACCGAAAATTAAGACCTGGTATAATTCCAAAAGGTGTTACAGAGTTGTATTTAGGTAATAAGAATGATGTATTAAAGGTTGGTTCAATTCCAAATACTGTAAATACTATCTATTTAAAGGGGAATTTCAATCAAAAGTTAATACCTGGCATATTACCAAACGATGGTTTCAAAGAACTACATATTGGTCCCATAGAATTAAAAGTATTAGAGattggttcaattcctaAAACTGTAAAGAGTGTATTTTAA
- the pex11 gene encoding peroxin 11, which yields MAGILSKPNYNQFLESLIKLLAQTSGKDKIAKILQYGAKLLGYIFLKRSKHWVDVMKKLETTSGSARKVWRLGNTLAEQQKILALFKVKNPFAFLNILALIRQSGMYFYWVFDHLILGTNIGLCKFDTVKLGWYSSVSWFFGLLCSIIIDLNTLAIMLKKEKSLRLTITQNKINANNNNIDTHTITSEVENKAIIDQFNEVIKKKNEIYLNCAKNGSDLIIASTLLKIYPFSQGTIGISGIISALIGAYQMWPK from the coding sequence atggcaggaatattatcaaaaccaaattataatcaatttttagaAAGTTTAATTAAACTTTTAGCACAAACATCAGGTAAAGATAAGATTGCCAAGATTTTACAATATGGTGCCAAATTATTAggatatatatttttaaagagaTCAAAACATTGGGTTGATGTTATGAAAAAATTAGAGACAACAAGTGGATCAGCACGTAAAGTATGGCGTTTAGGTAATACATTGGCCGAGCAACAAAAGATTTTAGCATTATTCAAAGTAAAGAATCCATTTGcctttttaaatattctagCATTGATTAGACAAAGTGGAATGTATTTCTATTGGGTATTCGATCATTTAATCCTTGGTACCAACATTGGTTTATGTAAATTTGATACTGTCAAATTGGGTTGGTATTCAAGTGTTAGTTGGTTCTTTGGTTTATTATGTTCAATCATTATCGATTTAAATACATTGGCCATCATGttaaagaaagagaaatcACTCAGATTAACAATCactcaaaataaaatcaatgcaaataataataacatcgATACTCATACAATCACCTCTGAAGTCGAAAATAAAGCAATCATCGATCAATTCAATGAAGTCATTAAAAAGAAGAATGAAATCTATTTAAATTGTGCAAAGAATGGTTCAGATTTAATCATTGCTTcaactttattaaaaatttatccaTTCTCTCAAGGTACAATTGGTATTTCTGGTATAATTTCTGCATTAATTGGTGCTTATCAAATGTGgccaaaataa
- a CDS encoding hypothetical protein (Group-specific antigen), whose amino-acid sequence MLFKGDRWAISKERSRRDYEIGGLELWNMATRSNAQKAWIYEQYLREKDDQNCPPHMEVWKSEKENSLSRIHIKCWKAWKLLHHPRERITLKLNQVKPKYENKQKLKVIYRNMMDIKYKGWNKHQPTTGQKLIQKNINHPILPFREARSITTIKGRDLAWRYLIKALPKHHGENCHSCKEEESSMHIFFECKSIKQNIDSIYQKVCKDSNNTYHGPWSEKVLGKLLTPFSSNLIGAIMESIWYRRNQIKFNDNTTIITENQIIHKIKKARDAEWDRTRKIVEKQLRQELRCTDNRESINRTASIKRRLEKFSHNWNSKLMTINIPEHFIPYCSYNTNYS is encoded by the coding sequence ATGTTATTCAAAGGGGACAGGTGGGCTATCTCAAAAGAAAGGAGCAGAAGAGACTATGAAATTGGAGGCCTGGAACTCTGGAATATGGCAACCAGATCCAATGCCCAGAAAGCATGGATATACGAACAATACCTCAGAGAAAAAGACGACCAGAACTGCCCTCCACATATGGAAGTCTGGAAGTCGGAAAAAGAAAACTCACTATCAAGGATTCACATCAAATGCTGGAAAGCCTGGAAGTTGTTGCACCACCCAAGAGAGCGAATAACTCTCAAACTAAACCAAGTCAAACCCAAATAcgaaaacaaacaaaaattaaaagtaatcTATAGAAACATGATGGATATCAAATACAAGGGATGGAACAAACACCAGCCAACAACAGGTCAAAAACTGATTCAAAAGAACATTAATCACCCAATTCTACCATTTAGAGAAGCCAGATCAATCACAACTATCAAAGGAAGAGACTTAGCATGGAGATATCTAATCAAGGCACTTCCAAAACACCATGGGGAGAATTGCCACTCATGTAAAGAAGAAGAATCGTCTATGCACATCTTCTTCGAATGCAAATCAATAAAACAGAATATCGACTCAATCTATCAAAAGGTCTGTAAAGACTCCAACAACACTTACCACGGTCCATGGAGCGAAAAAGTTCTCGGAAAACTACTCACACCATTCTCATCAAATCTGATAGGAGCCATTATGGAATCGATATGGTACAgaagaaatcaaataaaattcaacGATAACACTACAATAATAACAGAGAACCAAATAAttcataaaatcaaaaaagcgAGAGATGCCGAATGGGATAGAACAAGAAAGATAGTAGAAAAACAACTACGTCAAGAACTAAGATGCACTGATAACCGAGAGTCAATCAATCGGACCGCATCAATAAAAAGAAGACTCGAAAAATTCAGCCACAACTGGAACTCGAAACTCATGACCATAAACATCCCGGAACACTTCATACCATACTGCTCATATAACACCAACTactcataa
- the pemtB gene encoding phosphatidylethanolamine N-methyltransferase, translating into MEKGLSSDLIIAFVAIVLHVVNYNVTAQFEYKTRYFTKLIGRNAIYYYAVFLIISALIRDHFINVAVLSDKDSIILFPTEIANMIGDSCFIFGILLNIWTLKALGIKGMYNGDSFGHIMDSPVTGGPYQFFSDPQYVGTTIAALGVAIRNQSIYGFLCTILVGVVFYISATFVETPHLKNIYSNRSYSKINFKNLKSLKN; encoded by the exons ATGGAAAAAGGGTTATCATCTGATTTAATCATTGCATTTGTTGCAATTGTTTTACATGTTGTCAATTATAATGTTACAGCACAATTCGAATATAAAACTAGATATTTTACAAAg TTAATTGGTAGAAATGCAATTTACTATTATgcagtttttttaattatttcagCATTAATTAGAGATCATTTTATCAATGTTGCAGTATTATCAGATAAAGATTCAATCATATTATTCCCAACTGAAATTGCAAATATGATTGGTGAtagttgttttatttttggtattttattaaatatttggaCTTTAAAAGCATTGGGAATTAAAGGAATGTATAATGGTGATAGTTTTGGTCACATTATGGACTCACCAGTAACTGGTGGACCATATCAATTTTTCAGTGATCCACAATATGTTGGTACTACTATCGCTGCTTTAGGTGTTGCTATTAGAAATCAAAGTATTTATGGATTCt tatgtACAATTTTGGTAGGTGTTGTTTTTTACATTTCAGCTACATTTGTTGAGACACcacatttgaaaaatatttattcaaatagATCTTATTCAAAAAtcaactttaaaaatttaaaatcattaaaaaattaa